The region ACGGCGTTTTACGTTGATAAATGGAATCCCAATCGGTAGAATCGTATTCAAGGATTCTTCCTGGTACAAGTAACACTTATCCAGTTCTACCGTATTCTTACGGACAGATCGTTGAACCTGCTCAGTGTAGATATTCAACTCCTCCAGACTGTCAGCCATGAAGAAAATCGTCATCACACCTGAAAACATTTTTTGGTCATTGTCCTGGAGTTCTTCAGTCCATTTCTCTGTTTCTCGAGATGTCTCCACTGCCTTCCCACCAACAGCCAGGTCACTTCCATAACCTTCTTTTGCTGCAGCCTTCTGACTTTTGATCATTTCCCTACGTACACTTGACTTAACTGTCTTGATTTTCTTCAGCGCATCTGCAGTATCATAGGGCTTCGCATGCAGACTGATAGCCAGTTCAATTCCTGTATCCAGGATATTCTTAATCAGTTTGTCATTCAAGAAGGTAGGATATTGTCTAACATACATCACCCTTGCGAAACAATCATCAATTTTCATATGATCTTTTTCAAACTTCAGATAGTTTGGAGCTACAAAGTCCCTGGTTGATAATCCAGAAATAGCGATGTCTTCATAGTTGAAATCAATAAAACCTTCTCGCCTCAAGAGTTTTCGGAAGATAAGAAGACGATCTAATCCCTCTAACTCCTTAAAGGAGATTCCTAAGCCACTGTATTGACTTTCAATAACGCTGGCTGTATCATCAAGGATTCTTCTAGCTTGATGATCCTGGTCTGTTTGGGTAGTAATCGTCAGATATTTTTCTACCTTGAAGGTATTTTGTTCCTGAGAAAAACGATCATTGATCATCGCATTGTATTCTTTACGATAATCGTCATATCCATCTCCAACTAAATCATAGCGGATAGAAGATAAGCTATTGCTTTCTACCCTACGATTCAGGATCAATAGCTGCATATCATTGTCAATATCCAGCGAATTAAAAATATCAGCGTTTGTTTCAATGATATCAATTCGCTCATCATCTGTTGCAGTAATATAGCTTGTATCACCTAGGCGATAGGTCTTTGAGAATTGATCATTTGTAATTTTCATGAGCCCATCAGGCATCAACCATTGATAATTAAGACTATTCTGTGTAGATGCCGTCATGGTACGTCTTAGACGTTTGGCCCGTTCCCGTTCTTCCTTAGAGAGTTTCAGGGTTTTCTTTCGGCCGAATAAATTCATTTCTTGTATATTCCTTTCTGTCATAATCTGTCTGATAAGAGCGTTCCTGCTTAGTCAAAAGGAAACGGACCTCATCTTTAATTTTTTCATCAATATAACACCCGAAAATAACAAAAGGCGCTAATAATAAAATATCAACGCCATAAAGGATTATATCAGGTGCCTTCAGCCAATAGAGGATGGTGGTGACAACTACTGTCAATGCGATACCAAATAGTAGCACTAACTGTCTCAGTGTCATATACCCTATAACTGGCCTTTCGTAGCTATCTAAAGCCTTTAAAAATTCACTACCTAAACGTGTCATTCTGTTCCTTTCATTAAAAAAACAGCCATTATGGCTGCCATATACTTTTAAGTGTTAAAAATTGCAAAAGCTCCAAATGTTGCTCCTACTGCGCACATTATTAAAGTTGCTATGATTATCGGACTGAACAGAGCTTGCGATATTGAAATAATTAAAAAGAGATTAACCACTGAAACTATGAAGATAATACACCAAATGACATTTTTGATTGTTTCCTCCTTATAGCTAGACTTATTTATTATTGAAGATAATATAGGAATCATAAAACCAATCAAAATCAACACACCCCCAAAGATTAAGTAATTCCATGAGGAGTTATCTTTATATGACATAACATGGGTGGCAATTGTCACATCTTTCCGAGTTATCATTTTATCGATATCAAAATGATGTGTTAGTTGCTTATTCAAATTACCAAGACTGATATTAAACCAAATGGTAACTATTGCGTAGATCAATTCCACTGCAATATAAGGTGTATAAGGGCTTTCTAATACTTCAAAAAATCGATTTCTATACAAGTTCGTCTCCTATATTCAAGTATGATATTCTTCTATGTAGCGTTTTAAAATGAGATACCGCCTTAATAACAACGAGTAACTAAAATTATAAACTAAAATAGTCAAAAATAGCAAAACTATAAACAGTGTTATAATGATACTCAGTAATACACTTTCGTTCAATTCCTTGGTAGGTACGCCTGTTAGAGGTGAAAATAAAATCGCAAGAAGGCGTTTCAAATCATCCGAAAAAATAATCGTTAATACGAGACCTACCAACAATTTCCAGCTACGAGAAGCTCTCTCTTTTTTTATTTCCAGCTCTGTCAATTCTGCTAACAATGCCTCTTTCGACTGCTTTTTATAGTAATCCAAGGCTTCCTTGTATCGGCGTTCATGCCGTTTCGTCCACCTTTCATAATAATTTTTTATAGTAGATCTCATAGGATTATTATACTCCTTTCAATCATCACTCATTCTCCTTTTATTATACCATAATCTAGTTCACCTGCATGATATTCTTAGTCATGCGTTGGCTGCCAAATAGCATAATAATGTAAATGATTCCTTTTGCAATGGCAACTAAAGCACTTGTCCAGGCTCCAGTCTTATCAACTGTCAAAAGATCATTCGTGACAATGGCTGGGTAAAGCATGATAATAACAACTAGAATCAATCCCTGAAGGACAGCCGCAATATAGAGCTTAAAGAAACCGAGGCAAATTGGACGTAGGCTATCCACCATGTAACAAGCGACAATAATTTTAGCGATTCCCTTATACGTGTAAAGCGTAAAGGAGCGCAACAAGATCAACAACTTAGTTGATATCTGACCAACAAAATCAACGACCCAATAAATAAACTGGAGCATAGCTTTAGCTATAGCATTGACTCCTTTTAAATCCGGTAACTCAGTTTCATACGGACTAATACTTGCGCTAGCCACCGCCTTAATTACAACGTTAAACAACCAAGACAAGGCATCGAAAATCGCATCCACATAGAGGATAAAAAAGAGAGCGATGGCATACTTGAGGATTTCTTCAATCCAAAGCTGAAAAGACAACTCCC is a window of Streptococcus mitis DNA encoding:
- a CDS encoding VirB4-like conjugal transfer ATPase, CD1110 family, which encodes MNLFGRKKTLKLSKEERERAKRLRRTMTASTQNSLNYQWLMPDGLMKITNDQFSKTYRLGDTSYITATDDERIDIIETNADIFNSLDIDNDMQLLILNRRVESNSLSSIRYDLVGDGYDDYRKEYNAMINDRFSQEQNTFKVEKYLTITTQTDQDHQARRILDDTASVIESQYSGLGISFKELEGLDRLLIFRKLLRREGFIDFNYEDIAISGLSTRDFVAPNYLKFEKDHMKIDDCFARVMYVRQYPTFLNDKLIKNILDTGIELAISLHAKPYDTADALKKIKTVKSSVRREMIKSQKAAAKEGYGSDLAVGGKAVETSRETEKWTEELQDNDQKMFSGVMTIFFMADSLEELNIYTEQVQRSVRKNTVELDKCYLYQEESLNTILPIGIPFINVKRRFMRDMTTSNLATQVPFTNVDLRSNSPRAIYYGQNQLSKNAITVDRKKDLNTGSGCIFGNSGSGKSVLAKGGEIIPTKLRYPEDNTIIVDPEDEYTVIGRELGAEIITIAPGSQHHFNLLDLPDKDKLQAEDSDPIGQKSNLLSTLFENIFSEVSDDEFAMIDRVTRQTYEEFEKPTFKDWQAVLERQPEAVAKDLALKAEPYTVGSNDIFAHPTNVNMNSRFIIFNLKQLSGKLKPFALLVIQDFIWNQVVNNQGKTITWLYFDELQLYFKNKLQATFFTELYSRIRKYGAIPTGITQNPETVLSTEEGRKLVANCEFLALLKLKRTDLEALEQVIPLTPSLERFVLRPKAKGTGLIVAGDTIVPFENPIPKDTKLYQLVATDG
- a CDS encoding PrgI family mobile element protein, coding for MTRLGSEFLKALDSYERPVIGYMTLRQLVLLFGIALTVVVTTILYWLKAPDIILYGVDILLLAPFVIFGCYIDEKIKDEVRFLLTKQERSYQTDYDRKEYTRNEFIRPKENPETL